The Parafrankia discariae genome has a segment encoding these proteins:
- a CDS encoding ISAs1 family transposase — MSRAEIWERLDLVTDQRSPRGLVYPLRCLAAVWLCSLTAAGHDRVSAVRGWLRRTSDEERARLRLPWDPFDGYRLPSAATIHRFLAAVDDGELAVALLDPPLDPNPPAEEEACGQQEPAAQADVATRERVAVESAVAVDGKTSRHAKRADGSRVHLVGAVSHGDGRLLGQVEVDAKTNETTVFRRLLRPLDLTNVLVTADALHTVRANLDWLVTAKNAHYLAVIKKNQPTMWAFLAGLPWADISRPAPPPATMATAATRPAASRPPPSPTSTSRTRPRRSASTAGAG, encoded by the coding sequence GTGTCGCGTGCGGAAATCTGGGAACGGCTCGATCTGGTGACCGACCAGCGGTCGCCTCGCGGGCTGGTCTACCCGTTGCGGTGCCTGGCCGCGGTGTGGCTGTGCTCGCTGACGGCGGCGGGCCACGACCGGGTGTCGGCGGTCCGCGGGTGGCTGAGGCGGACCAGTGACGAGGAACGCGCGCGGCTGCGCCTGCCGTGGGACCCGTTCGACGGCTACCGGCTGCCGAGCGCCGCGACGATCCACCGGTTCCTTGCGGCCGTGGATGACGGGGAACTCGCCGTGGCCCTGCTCGACCCACCGCTCGACCCGAACCCGCCAGCCGAGGAGGAAGCCTGCGGGCAGCAGGAACCCGCCGCCCAGGCGGATGTGGCTACCCGGGAACGCGTGGCGGTGGAGTCGGCGGTCGCGGTCGACGGCAAAACCAGCCGGCACGCGAAACGCGCCGACGGCAGCCGGGTGCACCTCGTCGGCGCGGTCAGCCACGGCGACGGGCGGCTGCTCGGTCAGGTCGAGGTCGACGCCAAGACCAACGAGACCACGGTGTTCCGCCGGCTGCTACGGCCCCTTGACCTGACGAACGTGCTGGTCACGGCCGATGCCCTCCACACCGTGCGCGCCAACCTCGACTGGCTGGTCACCGCGAAGAACGCCCACTACCTTGCCGTGATCAAGAAAAATCAGCCGACGATGTGGGCGTTCCTGGCCGGCCTGCCCTGGGCCGACATATCCCGACCGGCGCCACCACCCGCGACCATGGCCACGGCCGCGACGAGACCCGCGGCATCAAGGCCGCCACCGTCGCCCACCTCGACTTCCCGCACGCGGCCCAGGCGATCCGCATCCACCGCTGGCGCCGGGTGA
- the nhaA gene encoding Na+/H+ antiporter NhaA, whose translation MSAAPSGTPTPEGPGRSGALPARLLTRPGWSRARQVTGVLRSETVGGLLLLAGAVVALVWANSPWRAAYATLTGAHVGPEALHLRLNLAHWASDGLLAIFFFVVGLELKREFVLGDLRSPSRAALPIVAAVGGMAMPALIYTLVNSLSADGAPEGWAVPTATDIAFAVAVLAIISTHLPVALRSFLLTLAVVDDLLAITIIAVFFTDSLSPAPLAGSVATIVLFTLLVNRGAGRWWLLLPLAVVAWALMHASGVHATIAGVLMGFAVPARPEPGAHVGMSERFEHRWRPVSAGIAVPIFALMAAGVSLGDGGIGAALRDPAGLGVALGLVVGKLVGVLGSTFLLARFTRAELDQSLAWWDVLGVALLAGVGFTVSLLIGELAFGDGTERDDHAKAAILLGSLVSALLAAVVLRTRNRVYRRIEEEETIDRDADQGSCENAS comes from the coding sequence ATGTCCGCCGCACCGTCTGGTACCCCGACGCCGGAAGGCCCGGGTCGGTCCGGTGCTCTTCCCGCCCGGCTCCTGACGCGGCCGGGCTGGTCCCGTGCTCGGCAGGTCACCGGCGTGCTGCGTAGCGAGACGGTGGGTGGCCTGTTGCTGCTGGCTGGCGCGGTGGTGGCGCTGGTCTGGGCGAACTCGCCCTGGCGTGCGGCGTACGCGACGCTGACCGGCGCCCACGTCGGGCCGGAGGCGTTGCATCTGCGCTTGAACCTGGCGCACTGGGCGTCCGACGGCCTGCTCGCGATCTTCTTCTTCGTGGTGGGCCTCGAACTGAAACGCGAGTTCGTCCTGGGGGATCTGAGATCACCCAGCCGCGCGGCCCTGCCGATCGTCGCGGCGGTCGGCGGGATGGCGATGCCCGCCCTGATCTACACCCTGGTCAACAGCCTGTCCGCGGACGGGGCACCTGAAGGCTGGGCGGTGCCGACGGCGACGGACATCGCGTTCGCGGTCGCCGTGCTGGCCATCATCAGCACCCATCTGCCGGTCGCGCTTCGTTCGTTCCTGCTGACCTTGGCCGTCGTCGACGACCTCCTCGCCATCACGATCATCGCGGTGTTCTTCACCGACTCGCTCAGCCCGGCGCCGCTGGCCGGCTCGGTCGCGACGATCGTCCTATTCACACTCCTGGTGAACCGGGGTGCCGGCCGCTGGTGGCTGCTGCTGCCGCTCGCCGTCGTCGCGTGGGCGCTCATGCACGCCTCGGGGGTGCACGCGACCATCGCCGGGGTGCTGATGGGATTCGCGGTACCCGCCCGCCCGGAGCCAGGGGCACACGTCGGGATGTCGGAGCGGTTCGAGCATCGCTGGCGTCCGGTGTCCGCCGGCATCGCCGTGCCGATCTTCGCGTTGATGGCGGCCGGTGTGTCGCTGGGTGACGGCGGGATCGGCGCGGCGTTGCGTGACCCCGCGGGCCTGGGTGTGGCCCTGGGTCTCGTGGTCGGCAAGCTGGTCGGGGTCCTGGGCTCCACGTTCCTGCTGGCCCGGTTCACCCGGGCCGAGCTGGATCAGAGCCTGGCCTGGTGGGACGTCCTCGGTGTCGCCCTGCTGGCCGGTGTCGGTTTCACGGTCTCGTTGCTCATCGGTGAGCTGGCGTTCGGTGACGGGACCGAGCGCGACGACCATGCCAAGGCGGCGATCCTCCTTGGATCCCTGGTCTCCGCGCTGCTCGCGGCAGTGGTCCTCCGAACCCGTAACCGCGTGTACCGCAGGATCGAGGAAGAAGAAACGATCGACCGGGACGCCGACCAGGGCTCTTGCGAGAACGCGTCATGA
- a CDS encoding IS6 family transposase yields MRRRRVRPPVPTSEFAGFRFPPEVIVLAVRWYLRYALSYRDVEELLAERGLVVDQVTVYRWVRRFTPLLIDAARPCRHTPSDRWFVDETYVKVAGRWAYLYRAVDQFGQVIDVLASEKRDLAAARRFFTRALSHGRRPVEVTTDRAASYPRVLDEQLPAAHHVDDQYANNPIEADHGRFKTRLQPMRGLKGLRSAQIIGSGHAFVQNIRRGHYELGVDADPRNRLTAAFTELTLAI; encoded by the coding sequence ATGCGTCGACGTCGTGTCCGTCCACCGGTTCCGACGTCGGAGTTCGCCGGGTTCCGCTTCCCTCCCGAGGTGATCGTCCTGGCGGTGCGGTGGTACCTGCGCTACGCCTTGTCCTACCGGGATGTGGAGGAGCTGCTTGCCGAGCGCGGCCTGGTCGTTGATCAAGTGACCGTCTACCGGTGGGTGCGCCGGTTCACTCCGCTGCTGATCGACGCGGCCCGGCCATGCCGGCACACACCGAGTGATCGTTGGTTCGTCGACGAGACGTATGTGAAGGTCGCCGGACGATGGGCCTATCTGTACCGGGCCGTCGACCAGTTCGGCCAGGTCATCGACGTGCTGGCCTCCGAGAAGCGGGATCTCGCCGCGGCCCGCCGGTTCTTTACCCGNGCNCTGTCCCACGGCCGGCGGCCCGTCGAGGTGACCACCGACCGGGCCGCCTCCTACCCACGAGTCCTCGACGAACAGCTCCCCGCCGCTCATCACGTCGACGACCAGTACGCGAACAATCCGATCGAGGCCGACCACGGCCGGTTCAAGACACGACTACAGCCGATGCGCGGCCTGAAAGGCCTCCGCTCCGCACAGATCATCGGCTCCGGGCACGCGTTCGTGCAGAACATCCGCCGCGGCCACTACGAACTGGGCGTCGATGCCGACCCCCGGAACCGGCTGACGGCTGCCTTCACCGAGCTCACCCTGGCCATCTGA